A stretch of the Bos indicus isolate NIAB-ARS_2022 breed Sahiwal x Tharparkar chromosome 13, NIAB-ARS_B.indTharparkar_mat_pri_1.0, whole genome shotgun sequence genome encodes the following:
- the ADAM33 gene encoding disintegrin and metalloproteinase domain-containing protein 33 isoform X4: protein MRPGSRRARGSPTWGLLLLLGLPWPVWGTKEFQGNSLGKPVILHWSLDGRPQRMVTLEEPVPKLQVRLVALEAEGQELLLELEKNHRLLAPGYTETHYSPDGRPVVLFPNHKDHCHYHGHVRGFLDSWVILSICSGMRGLITLSSNASYYVHPSPAGDSKDFLTHRIFRVEQLFRGKGTCGHRDPKDKRDTISLSCATQIRFLTQHRNLNHAKQRLLEIANYVDQILRTLDIKVVLTGLEVWTEQDQSRVTPDANATLWAFLQWRRGLWARQPHDSAQLLTGQAFRGATVGLAPVEGMCLAESSGGVTTDHSEFSIGAAATMAHEIGHSLGLSHDPHGCCAEAAVEQGGCVMAAATGHPFPRVFSACSRRQLRAFFRKGRGACLSNAPDSGLLVPQARCGNGFVEKGEECDCGAGQECPDSCCLAHNCSLRAGAQCTHGDCCAHCLVRLKPAGTPCRPAAGDCDLPEFCTGASPYCPPDIYLLDGSPCARGRGYCRDGACPTLEQQCQQLWGPGSRPAPEACFQVVNSAGDAQGNCGQQGDGNFVPCARRDAQCGKLQCQGGEQSALVPHVVPVDSTVHLGSREVTCRGASMLPGAQLDLPDLGLVEAGTQCGPRMVCQERRCQNTTFRELELCLMACHGRGVCNSNRNCHCAPGWAPPSCDKPGLGGSVDSGPVRPQNPDAFTLAMILSSVLPLLPGAGLAWCCYRRPGLCLQQCFWGSRRALMCSGSKDGPCRGHPLGSIHPVELRLTAPQESQPLDLENSARTQQPP from the exons GTCCCAAAGCTACAAGTGAGGCTGGTGGCCTTGGAGGCTGAAGGTCAGGAGCTCCTGCTAGAGCTGGAGAAGAATCA CAGGCTGCTGGCCCCAGGATACACAGAAACCCACTACAGCCCAGATGGGCGGCCGGTAGTGCTGTTCCCCAACCACAAG GATCATTGCCACTACCATGGGCATGTGAGGGGCTTCCTGGACTCCTGGGTGATCCTCAGCATCTGCTCTGGGATGAG GGGCCTGATCACACTCAGCAGCAATGCCAGCTATTATGTGCATCCCTCGCCAGCTGGGGACTCCAAGGACTTCTTGACCCATAGGATCTTCCGGGTGGAGCAGCTGTTCAGAGGGAAAGGAACCTGTGGCCACAGGGACCCAAAGGACAAAAGGGACACGATCAGCCTTTCGTGTGCCACCCAGATCAGG TTTTTGACTCAGCACAGGAACTTGAACCACGCCAAACAGCGTCTTCTGGAGATCGCCAATTATGTGGATCAG ATTCTCAGGACTTTGGACATTAAGGTGGTGCTGACCGGCCTGGAAGTGTGGACCGAGCAGGACCAGAGCCGCGTCACGCCAGACGCGAACGCCACGCTGTGGGCCTTCCTGCAGTGGCGCCGGGGGCTGTGGGCGCGGCAGCCACACGACTCTGCTCAGCTACTCAC GGGCCAAGCTTTCCGGGGCGCCACAGTGGGCCTGGCACCCGTCGAGGGCATGTGCCTCGCGGAGAGCTCTGGAGGCGTGACGACA GACCATTCGGAGTTCTCCATTGGTGCTGCTGCCACCATGGCCCACGAGATAGGCCACAGCCTCGGCCTCAGCCACGACCCCCACGGCTGCTGCGCGGAGGCGGCGGTGGAGCAGGGCGGCTGCGTGATGGCGGCGGCTACCGG GCACCCGTTCCCTCGCGTGTTTAGCGCGTGCAGCCGCCGCCAGCTGCGCGCCTTCTTCCGAAAGGGAAGGGGCGCTTGCCTCTCCAACGCGCCGGACTCCGGGCTCCTGGTGCCGCAGGCGCGCTGCGGGAACGGCTTTGTAGAAAAGGGCGAGGAGTGCGATTGCGGCGCCGGCCAG GAGTGCCCCGACTCCTGCTGCCTTGCCCACAACTGCTCGCTGCGTGCGGGGGCCCAGTGCACCCACGGGGACTGCTGCGCACACTGCCTGGTGAGG CTGAAGCCGGCGGGCACGCCATGCCGCCCGGCTGCGGGTGACTGTGACCTCCCTGAATTCTGCACCGGAGCCTCCCCTTATTGCCCACCGGACATTTACCTACTGGACGGCTCGCCCTGTGCCAGAGGCCGCGGCTACTGTCGGGACGGCGCGTGTCCCACGCTGGAGCAGCAGTGCCAGCAGCTCTGGGGGCCTG GCTCGCGCCCAGCCCCCGAGGCTTGCTTCCAGGTCGTGAACTCCGCGGGAGACGCCCAGGGGAACTGCGGCCAGCAGGGAGACGGCAACTTCGTACCCTGTGCGCGGAG GGATGCGCAGTGTGGGAAACTGCAGTGCCAGGGCGGGGAACAGAGCGCACTGGTGCCACATGTGGTTCCGGTGGACTCCACTGTACACCTGGGCAGCCGCGAGGTGACTTGCAGGGGAGCTTCCATGCTGCCCGGTGCCCAGCTGGACCTGCCTGACTTGGGCCTGGTAGAGGCAGGCACCCAGTGTGGACCTAGAATG GTGTGCCAGGAAAGGCGCTGCCAGAACACTACTTTCCGAGAGCTGGAGCTCTGCCTGATGGCCTGCCATGGCCGCGGG GTTTGCAATAGTAACCGTAACTGCCATTGTGCTCCAGGCTGGGCTCCGCCTTCGTGTGACAAGCCAGGGTTGGGTGGTAGTGTGGACAGCGGTCCTGTGCGGCCTCAAA ACCCGGACGCCTTCACGCTGGCGATGATCCTTAGCTCTGTGCTGCCTCTGCTACCTGGGGCTGGCCTGGCCTGGTGCTGCTACCGGCGTCCGGGACTCTGTCTCCAGCAATGCTTCTGGGGCTCAAGGAGGGCTCTCATGTGCAGTGG ATCCAAAGATGGCCCATGCAGAGGCCACCCTCTGGGCAGCATTCACCCAGTGGAGTTGCGCCTGACAGCCCCCCAGGAGTCCCAGCCTTTGG ACCTTGAGAACTCTGCTAGAACCCAACAGCCACCTTGA
- the ADAM33 gene encoding disintegrin and metalloproteinase domain-containing protein 33 isoform X1: protein MRPGSRRARGSPTWGLLLLLGLPWPVWGTKEFQGNSLGKPVILHWSLDGRPQRMVTLEEPVPKLQVRLVALEAEGQELLLELEKNHRLLAPGYTETHYSPDGRPVVLFPNHKDHCHYHGHVRGFLDSWVILSICSGMRGLITLSSNASYYVHPSPAGDSKDFLTHRIFRVEQLFRGKGTCGHRDPKDKRDTISLSCATQIRERRESLRSPRYLELYIVGDHTLFLTQHRNLNHAKQRLLEIANYVDQILRTLDIKVVLTGLEVWTEQDQSRVTPDANATLWAFLQWRRGLWARQPHDSAQLLTGQAFRGATVGLAPVEGMCLAESSGGVTTDHSEFSIGAAATMAHEIGHSLGLSHDPHGCCAEAAVEQGGCVMAAATGHPFPRVFSACSRRQLRAFFRKGRGACLSNAPDSGLLVPQARCGNGFVEKGEECDCGAGQECPDSCCLAHNCSLRAGAQCTHGDCCAHCLVRLKPAGTPCRPAAGDCDLPEFCTGASPYCPPDIYLLDGSPCARGRGYCRDGACPTLEQQCQQLWGPGSRPAPEACFQVVNSAGDAQGNCGQQGDGNFVPCARRDAQCGKLQCQGGEQSALVPHVVPVDSTVHLGSREVTCRGASMLPGAQLDLPDLGLVEAGTQCGPRMVCQERRCQNTTFRELELCLMACHGRGVCNSNRNCHCAPGWAPPSCDKPGLGGSVDSGPVRPQNPDAFTLAMILSSVLPLLPGAGLAWCCYRRPGLCLQQCFWGSRRALMCSGSKDGPCRGHPLGSIHPVELRLTAPQESQPLDLENSARTQQPP, encoded by the exons GTCCCAAAGCTACAAGTGAGGCTGGTGGCCTTGGAGGCTGAAGGTCAGGAGCTCCTGCTAGAGCTGGAGAAGAATCA CAGGCTGCTGGCCCCAGGATACACAGAAACCCACTACAGCCCAGATGGGCGGCCGGTAGTGCTGTTCCCCAACCACAAG GATCATTGCCACTACCATGGGCATGTGAGGGGCTTCCTGGACTCCTGGGTGATCCTCAGCATCTGCTCTGGGATGAG GGGCCTGATCACACTCAGCAGCAATGCCAGCTATTATGTGCATCCCTCGCCAGCTGGGGACTCCAAGGACTTCTTGACCCATAGGATCTTCCGGGTGGAGCAGCTGTTCAGAGGGAAAGGAACCTGTGGCCACAGGGACCCAAAGGACAAAAGGGACACGATCAGCCTTTCGTGTGCCACCCAGATCAGG GAGAGGCGGGAGTCCCTCCGGAGCCCGAGGTACCTGGAGCTGTACATAGTAGGGGACCACACCCTG TTTTTGACTCAGCACAGGAACTTGAACCACGCCAAACAGCGTCTTCTGGAGATCGCCAATTATGTGGATCAG ATTCTCAGGACTTTGGACATTAAGGTGGTGCTGACCGGCCTGGAAGTGTGGACCGAGCAGGACCAGAGCCGCGTCACGCCAGACGCGAACGCCACGCTGTGGGCCTTCCTGCAGTGGCGCCGGGGGCTGTGGGCGCGGCAGCCACACGACTCTGCTCAGCTACTCAC GGGCCAAGCTTTCCGGGGCGCCACAGTGGGCCTGGCACCCGTCGAGGGCATGTGCCTCGCGGAGAGCTCTGGAGGCGTGACGACA GACCATTCGGAGTTCTCCATTGGTGCTGCTGCCACCATGGCCCACGAGATAGGCCACAGCCTCGGCCTCAGCCACGACCCCCACGGCTGCTGCGCGGAGGCGGCGGTGGAGCAGGGCGGCTGCGTGATGGCGGCGGCTACCGG GCACCCGTTCCCTCGCGTGTTTAGCGCGTGCAGCCGCCGCCAGCTGCGCGCCTTCTTCCGAAAGGGAAGGGGCGCTTGCCTCTCCAACGCGCCGGACTCCGGGCTCCTGGTGCCGCAGGCGCGCTGCGGGAACGGCTTTGTAGAAAAGGGCGAGGAGTGCGATTGCGGCGCCGGCCAG GAGTGCCCCGACTCCTGCTGCCTTGCCCACAACTGCTCGCTGCGTGCGGGGGCCCAGTGCACCCACGGGGACTGCTGCGCACACTGCCTGGTGAGG CTGAAGCCGGCGGGCACGCCATGCCGCCCGGCTGCGGGTGACTGTGACCTCCCTGAATTCTGCACCGGAGCCTCCCCTTATTGCCCACCGGACATTTACCTACTGGACGGCTCGCCCTGTGCCAGAGGCCGCGGCTACTGTCGGGACGGCGCGTGTCCCACGCTGGAGCAGCAGTGCCAGCAGCTCTGGGGGCCTG GCTCGCGCCCAGCCCCCGAGGCTTGCTTCCAGGTCGTGAACTCCGCGGGAGACGCCCAGGGGAACTGCGGCCAGCAGGGAGACGGCAACTTCGTACCCTGTGCGCGGAG GGATGCGCAGTGTGGGAAACTGCAGTGCCAGGGCGGGGAACAGAGCGCACTGGTGCCACATGTGGTTCCGGTGGACTCCACTGTACACCTGGGCAGCCGCGAGGTGACTTGCAGGGGAGCTTCCATGCTGCCCGGTGCCCAGCTGGACCTGCCTGACTTGGGCCTGGTAGAGGCAGGCACCCAGTGTGGACCTAGAATG GTGTGCCAGGAAAGGCGCTGCCAGAACACTACTTTCCGAGAGCTGGAGCTCTGCCTGATGGCCTGCCATGGCCGCGGG GTTTGCAATAGTAACCGTAACTGCCATTGTGCTCCAGGCTGGGCTCCGCCTTCGTGTGACAAGCCAGGGTTGGGTGGTAGTGTGGACAGCGGTCCTGTGCGGCCTCAAA ACCCGGACGCCTTCACGCTGGCGATGATCCTTAGCTCTGTGCTGCCTCTGCTACCTGGGGCTGGCCTGGCCTGGTGCTGCTACCGGCGTCCGGGACTCTGTCTCCAGCAATGCTTCTGGGGCTCAAGGAGGGCTCTCATGTGCAGTGG ATCCAAAGATGGCCCATGCAGAGGCCACCCTCTGGGCAGCATTCACCCAGTGGAGTTGCGCCTGACAGCCCCCCAGGAGTCCCAGCCTTTGG ACCTTGAGAACTCTGCTAGAACCCAACAGCCACCTTGA
- the ADAM33 gene encoding disintegrin and metalloproteinase domain-containing protein 33 isoform X3, which produces MRPGSRRARGSPTWGLLLLLGLPWPVWGTKEFQGNSLGKPVILHWSLDGRPQRMVTLEEPVPKLQVRLVALEAEGQELLLELEKNHRLLAPGYTETHYSPDGRPVVLFPNHKDHCHYHGHVRGFLDSWVILSICSGMRGLITLSSNASYYVHPSPAGDSKDFLTHRIFRVEQLFRGKGTCGHRDPKDKRDTISLSCATQIRERRESLRSPRYLELYIVGDHTLFLTQHRNLNHAKQRLLEIANYVDQILRTLDIKVVLTGLEVWTEQDQSRVTPDANATLWAFLQWRRGLWARQPHDSAQLLTGQAFRGATVGLAPVEGMCLAESSGGVTTDHSEFSIGAAATMAHEIGHSLGLSHDPHGCCAEAAVEQGGCVMAAATGHPFPRVFSACSRRQLRAFFRKGRGACLSNAPDSGLLVPQARCGNGFVEKGEECDCGAGQECPDSCCLAHNCSLRAGAQCTHGDCCAHCLLKPAGTPCRPAAGDCDLPEFCTGASPYCPPDIYLLDGSPCARGRGYCRDGACPTLEQQCQQLWGPGSRPAPEACFQVVNSAGDAQGNCGQQGDGNFVPCARRDAQCGKLQCQGGEQSALVPHVVPVDSTVHLGSREVTCRGASMLPGAQLDLPDLGLVEAGTQCGPRMVCQERRCQNTTFRELELCLMACHGRGVCNSNRNCHCAPGWAPPSCDKPGLGGSVDSGPVRPQNPDAFTLAMILSSVLPLLPGAGLAWCCYRRPGLCLQQCFWGSRRALMCSGSKDGPCRGHPLGSIHPVELRLTAPQESQPLDLENSARTQQPP; this is translated from the exons GTCCCAAAGCTACAAGTGAGGCTGGTGGCCTTGGAGGCTGAAGGTCAGGAGCTCCTGCTAGAGCTGGAGAAGAATCA CAGGCTGCTGGCCCCAGGATACACAGAAACCCACTACAGCCCAGATGGGCGGCCGGTAGTGCTGTTCCCCAACCACAAG GATCATTGCCACTACCATGGGCATGTGAGGGGCTTCCTGGACTCCTGGGTGATCCTCAGCATCTGCTCTGGGATGAG GGGCCTGATCACACTCAGCAGCAATGCCAGCTATTATGTGCATCCCTCGCCAGCTGGGGACTCCAAGGACTTCTTGACCCATAGGATCTTCCGGGTGGAGCAGCTGTTCAGAGGGAAAGGAACCTGTGGCCACAGGGACCCAAAGGACAAAAGGGACACGATCAGCCTTTCGTGTGCCACCCAGATCAGG GAGAGGCGGGAGTCCCTCCGGAGCCCGAGGTACCTGGAGCTGTACATAGTAGGGGACCACACCCTG TTTTTGACTCAGCACAGGAACTTGAACCACGCCAAACAGCGTCTTCTGGAGATCGCCAATTATGTGGATCAG ATTCTCAGGACTTTGGACATTAAGGTGGTGCTGACCGGCCTGGAAGTGTGGACCGAGCAGGACCAGAGCCGCGTCACGCCAGACGCGAACGCCACGCTGTGGGCCTTCCTGCAGTGGCGCCGGGGGCTGTGGGCGCGGCAGCCACACGACTCTGCTCAGCTACTCAC GGGCCAAGCTTTCCGGGGCGCCACAGTGGGCCTGGCACCCGTCGAGGGCATGTGCCTCGCGGAGAGCTCTGGAGGCGTGACGACA GACCATTCGGAGTTCTCCATTGGTGCTGCTGCCACCATGGCCCACGAGATAGGCCACAGCCTCGGCCTCAGCCACGACCCCCACGGCTGCTGCGCGGAGGCGGCGGTGGAGCAGGGCGGCTGCGTGATGGCGGCGGCTACCGG GCACCCGTTCCCTCGCGTGTTTAGCGCGTGCAGCCGCCGCCAGCTGCGCGCCTTCTTCCGAAAGGGAAGGGGCGCTTGCCTCTCCAACGCGCCGGACTCCGGGCTCCTGGTGCCGCAGGCGCGCTGCGGGAACGGCTTTGTAGAAAAGGGCGAGGAGTGCGATTGCGGCGCCGGCCAG GAGTGCCCCGACTCCTGCTGCCTTGCCCACAACTGCTCGCTGCGTGCGGGGGCCCAGTGCACCCACGGGGACTGCTGCGCACACTGCCTG CTGAAGCCGGCGGGCACGCCATGCCGCCCGGCTGCGGGTGACTGTGACCTCCCTGAATTCTGCACCGGAGCCTCCCCTTATTGCCCACCGGACATTTACCTACTGGACGGCTCGCCCTGTGCCAGAGGCCGCGGCTACTGTCGGGACGGCGCGTGTCCCACGCTGGAGCAGCAGTGCCAGCAGCTCTGGGGGCCTG GCTCGCGCCCAGCCCCCGAGGCTTGCTTCCAGGTCGTGAACTCCGCGGGAGACGCCCAGGGGAACTGCGGCCAGCAGGGAGACGGCAACTTCGTACCCTGTGCGCGGAG GGATGCGCAGTGTGGGAAACTGCAGTGCCAGGGCGGGGAACAGAGCGCACTGGTGCCACATGTGGTTCCGGTGGACTCCACTGTACACCTGGGCAGCCGCGAGGTGACTTGCAGGGGAGCTTCCATGCTGCCCGGTGCCCAGCTGGACCTGCCTGACTTGGGCCTGGTAGAGGCAGGCACCCAGTGTGGACCTAGAATG GTGTGCCAGGAAAGGCGCTGCCAGAACACTACTTTCCGAGAGCTGGAGCTCTGCCTGATGGCCTGCCATGGCCGCGGG GTTTGCAATAGTAACCGTAACTGCCATTGTGCTCCAGGCTGGGCTCCGCCTTCGTGTGACAAGCCAGGGTTGGGTGGTAGTGTGGACAGCGGTCCTGTGCGGCCTCAAA ACCCGGACGCCTTCACGCTGGCGATGATCCTTAGCTCTGTGCTGCCTCTGCTACCTGGGGCTGGCCTGGCCTGGTGCTGCTACCGGCGTCCGGGACTCTGTCTCCAGCAATGCTTCTGGGGCTCAAGGAGGGCTCTCATGTGCAGTGG ATCCAAAGATGGCCCATGCAGAGGCCACCCTCTGGGCAGCATTCACCCAGTGGAGTTGCGCCTGACAGCCCCCCAGGAGTCCCAGCCTTTGG ACCTTGAGAACTCTGCTAGAACCCAACAGCCACCTTGA
- the ADAM33 gene encoding disintegrin and metalloproteinase domain-containing protein 33 isoform X5: MDDPSAWSPWRSRPILLLAQVPKLQVRLVALEAEGQELLLELEKNHRLLAPGYTETHYSPDGRPVVLFPNHKDHCHYHGHVRGFLDSWVILSICSGMRGLITLSSNASYYVHPSPAGDSKDFLTHRIFRVEQLFRGKGTCGHRDPKDKRDTISLSCATQIRERRESLRSPRYLELYIVGDHTLFLTQHRNLNHAKQRLLEIANYVDQILRTLDIKVVLTGLEVWTEQDQSRVTPDANATLWAFLQWRRGLWARQPHDSAQLLTGQAFRGATVGLAPVEGMCLAESSGGVTTDHSEFSIGAAATMAHEIGHSLGLSHDPHGCCAEAAVEQGGCVMAAATGHPFPRVFSACSRRQLRAFFRKGRGACLSNAPDSGLLVPQARCGNGFVEKGEECDCGAGQECPDSCCLAHNCSLRAGAQCTHGDCCAHCLVRLKPAGTPCRPAAGDCDLPEFCTGASPYCPPDIYLLDGSPCARGRGYCRDGACPTLEQQCQQLWGPGSRPAPEACFQVVNSAGDAQGNCGQQGDGNFVPCARRDAQCGKLQCQGGEQSALVPHVVPVDSTVHLGSREVTCRGASMLPGAQLDLPDLGLVEAGTQCGPRMVCQERRCQNTTFRELELCLMACHGRGVCNSNRNCHCAPGWAPPSCDKPGLGGSVDSGPVRPQNPDAFTLAMILSSVLPLLPGAGLAWCCYRRPGLCLQQCFWGSRRALMCSGSKDGPCRGHPLGSIHPVELRLTAPQESQPLDLENSARTQQPP; this comes from the exons CCCTATACTCCTTCTTGCCCAGGTCCCAAAGCTACAAGTGAGGCTGGTGGCCTTGGAGGCTGAAGGTCAGGAGCTCCTGCTAGAGCTGGAGAAGAATCA CAGGCTGCTGGCCCCAGGATACACAGAAACCCACTACAGCCCAGATGGGCGGCCGGTAGTGCTGTTCCCCAACCACAAG GATCATTGCCACTACCATGGGCATGTGAGGGGCTTCCTGGACTCCTGGGTGATCCTCAGCATCTGCTCTGGGATGAG GGGCCTGATCACACTCAGCAGCAATGCCAGCTATTATGTGCATCCCTCGCCAGCTGGGGACTCCAAGGACTTCTTGACCCATAGGATCTTCCGGGTGGAGCAGCTGTTCAGAGGGAAAGGAACCTGTGGCCACAGGGACCCAAAGGACAAAAGGGACACGATCAGCCTTTCGTGTGCCACCCAGATCAGG GAGAGGCGGGAGTCCCTCCGGAGCCCGAGGTACCTGGAGCTGTACATAGTAGGGGACCACACCCTG TTTTTGACTCAGCACAGGAACTTGAACCACGCCAAACAGCGTCTTCTGGAGATCGCCAATTATGTGGATCAG ATTCTCAGGACTTTGGACATTAAGGTGGTGCTGACCGGCCTGGAAGTGTGGACCGAGCAGGACCAGAGCCGCGTCACGCCAGACGCGAACGCCACGCTGTGGGCCTTCCTGCAGTGGCGCCGGGGGCTGTGGGCGCGGCAGCCACACGACTCTGCTCAGCTACTCAC GGGCCAAGCTTTCCGGGGCGCCACAGTGGGCCTGGCACCCGTCGAGGGCATGTGCCTCGCGGAGAGCTCTGGAGGCGTGACGACA GACCATTCGGAGTTCTCCATTGGTGCTGCTGCCACCATGGCCCACGAGATAGGCCACAGCCTCGGCCTCAGCCACGACCCCCACGGCTGCTGCGCGGAGGCGGCGGTGGAGCAGGGCGGCTGCGTGATGGCGGCGGCTACCGG GCACCCGTTCCCTCGCGTGTTTAGCGCGTGCAGCCGCCGCCAGCTGCGCGCCTTCTTCCGAAAGGGAAGGGGCGCTTGCCTCTCCAACGCGCCGGACTCCGGGCTCCTGGTGCCGCAGGCGCGCTGCGGGAACGGCTTTGTAGAAAAGGGCGAGGAGTGCGATTGCGGCGCCGGCCAG GAGTGCCCCGACTCCTGCTGCCTTGCCCACAACTGCTCGCTGCGTGCGGGGGCCCAGTGCACCCACGGGGACTGCTGCGCACACTGCCTGGTGAGG CTGAAGCCGGCGGGCACGCCATGCCGCCCGGCTGCGGGTGACTGTGACCTCCCTGAATTCTGCACCGGAGCCTCCCCTTATTGCCCACCGGACATTTACCTACTGGACGGCTCGCCCTGTGCCAGAGGCCGCGGCTACTGTCGGGACGGCGCGTGTCCCACGCTGGAGCAGCAGTGCCAGCAGCTCTGGGGGCCTG GCTCGCGCCCAGCCCCCGAGGCTTGCTTCCAGGTCGTGAACTCCGCGGGAGACGCCCAGGGGAACTGCGGCCAGCAGGGAGACGGCAACTTCGTACCCTGTGCGCGGAG GGATGCGCAGTGTGGGAAACTGCAGTGCCAGGGCGGGGAACAGAGCGCACTGGTGCCACATGTGGTTCCGGTGGACTCCACTGTACACCTGGGCAGCCGCGAGGTGACTTGCAGGGGAGCTTCCATGCTGCCCGGTGCCCAGCTGGACCTGCCTGACTTGGGCCTGGTAGAGGCAGGCACCCAGTGTGGACCTAGAATG GTGTGCCAGGAAAGGCGCTGCCAGAACACTACTTTCCGAGAGCTGGAGCTCTGCCTGATGGCCTGCCATGGCCGCGGG GTTTGCAATAGTAACCGTAACTGCCATTGTGCTCCAGGCTGGGCTCCGCCTTCGTGTGACAAGCCAGGGTTGGGTGGTAGTGTGGACAGCGGTCCTGTGCGGCCTCAAA ACCCGGACGCCTTCACGCTGGCGATGATCCTTAGCTCTGTGCTGCCTCTGCTACCTGGGGCTGGCCTGGCCTGGTGCTGCTACCGGCGTCCGGGACTCTGTCTCCAGCAATGCTTCTGGGGCTCAAGGAGGGCTCTCATGTGCAGTGG ATCCAAAGATGGCCCATGCAGAGGCCACCCTCTGGGCAGCATTCACCCAGTGGAGTTGCGCCTGACAGCCCCCCAGGAGTCCCAGCCTTTGG ACCTTGAGAACTCTGCTAGAACCCAACAGCCACCTTGA